A DNA window from Arachis hypogaea cultivar Tifrunner chromosome 18, arahy.Tifrunner.gnm2.J5K5, whole genome shotgun sequence contains the following coding sequences:
- the LOC140181365 gene encoding uncharacterized protein: MDLFLNGLKPEVGEECKLFPYQSVDELMELAQKVKNRNAALRGVSGCGKSLASNFAVANSTATKVVHPATASNSAASNSVESMTNPLQRRGLRHLNNEEYRVRRAKGECFLCDEPYTADHNCKNKEFKLLIMEPEFEADWLQHEVVSETGEQGQLELKFMSLNGHHKSIKAWAEVNGRCVCVLIDCGASGNFVTPEIIAELGLRIDNTPKFQVRVADSTNKGGQGRCLGVTLQFKEVAIKEDFFIFPTDEAEFVLGLAWLDMLGDVLANFRKSRLRFWNGDSMVTLQGDPELCYGGMHLQSVVLSIQEGGEGFMVQLWPMTLQTATVSQVPQVIESVLASHVKGFQTLPGLPPHRCHDHAIPLIEGTSVPNIRPYRYPHHQKAVIELMVREMLASGIIRPSSSPYASPIFLVKKKDGS; this comes from the coding sequence ATGGATCTCTTCTTGAATGGCCTGAAACCAGAGGTGGGGGAAGAATGTAAACTGTTCCCATATCAGTCAGTGGACGAGTTAATGGAACTGGCACAGAAGGTCAAAAACCGCAACGCTGCCTTGCGGGGGGTATCGGGATGCGGTAAATCACTGGCTTCCAACTTCGCCGTTGCCAATTCAACCGCCACCAAAGTGGTGCACCCTGCTACAGCGTCCAACTCTGCAGCAAGCAACAGTGTGGAGTCGATGACGAATCCCTTGCAACGGCGTGGATTGAGACATCTCAACAACGAGGAATATAGAGTTAGGCGGGCCAAGGGAGAATGCTTCCTCTGTGACGAACCGTACACTGCAGATCACAATTgtaaaaataaagagttcaagCTTTTAATCATGGAGCCAGAATTTGAAGCGGATTGGTTACAGCATGAGGTAGTTTCGGAAACAGGGGAACAGGGACAATTGGAGCTCAAATTCATGAGCTTGAATGGACATCACAAGTCAATCAAAGCCTGGGCAGAGGTAAATGGCCGCTGTGTATGCGTTCTCATAGATTGTGGAGCTTCGGGCAACTTCGTGACACCAGAGATTATCGCCGAGTTGGGCCTGAGAATTGACAACACCCCTAAGTTCCAGGTCAGGGTAGCGGACAGTACCAATAAAGGGGGACAGGGAAGGTGTTTGGGTGTCACGCTCCAATTCAAGGAAGTGGCAATCAAGGAAGACTTCTTCATCTTCCCAACTGACGAAGCAGAATTTGTCCTGGGACTGGCGTGGCTAGATATGTTGGGAGACGTTCTCGCAAACTTTAGAAAATCACGCCTTCGATTTTGGAATGGGGACAGCATGGTTACATTGCAGGGGGACCCGGAGTTGTGCTATGGAGGTATGCACCTTCAATCGGTAGTTTTGTCCATTCAAGAAGGGGGAGAAGGATTTATGGTCCAGCTGTGGCCTATGACTTTGCAAACGGCTACAGTATCGCAGGTGCCGCAGGTAATCGAATCGGTGTTAGCTTCTCATGTTAAAGGGTTTCAGACACTACCAGGGCTGCCACCACATCGTTGCCATGATCATGCCATTCCACTGATAGAAGGAACTTCAGTTCCGAATATAAGACCTTATCGTTACCCGCACCATCAGAAAGCAGTAATTGAACTAATGGTACGAGAAATGCTGGCCTCAGGGATAATCCGACCAAGCTCTAGCCCCTACGCGAGTCCGATATTTCTGGTGAAGAAAAAGGACGGCAGCTGA